A segment of the Brienomyrus brachyistius isolate T26 chromosome 4, BBRACH_0.4, whole genome shotgun sequence genome:
GGACGGCCACCCCAGAGCCCAGGATCGTGACCAGGGCGCCGGAGCTCAGGGCCCCCCACCTTAACCCCAAGGCGGAGGTCATCAGGAAGGAGCAGACCAAGAAATCCCATAGCTTCAAAGTCCAACCGGTCCCAGAATATGAACACAAAGAGGTGCACAACTTCTCTGTGGACTTCAGGCGGGAGCTGGAGTATGTAAGTATCACGTCCTTCAACTTGGCAAGAAAAAGATCAATGACTTGACGATATTCCCACAGCTCAAGCGGAGTCGTTCTGTTGGTGGCCGCAGTCGCTGGTCCATCTTCAAAGGGTCATGCCAACCCATGTTGCACAGTAGATGAATCTTCCTGCTCATGTGCATGTTTTTGTGTCTGTATGTCCTGGTTTTGGTTGGGTGTCGCACCGGAGCAAATTTTACCCGTTCCGACTCTTTGGTGGCTTGCGGTTTCAGTTACAGGGTTAGTGCTTGGAAGCCAGTGGCTCTCAGGATGGTCAGGCAAACAACAAGCCTGTGCGTCAGCCTCAAAGAGCTGGGCTGCATGAACGCGCCGAAGGGGAGAGCTCCCGCTAAAACAGGAATCTTGCCGTACATGTCACATCATACACTCGTTTAATCCAGTACGTTGTTGGTTTGGGAAAGATTGTTGGTTTTTTGATCCACAACAGtcctcagaacttttgagctgtTGGGCCTGAATCTCCATCTGGGAAAAACCAAACCAGTTTACAATCAGCCACTCCGAGGGAGATGACAGGTCAAACTGAACAAGCTGTTTGATTATTTCCTGAGGTCCGGCAGCCTGTGATGTTTATTTCCCAAAGGACTGGCTTGTTCATCATAACattgctttaaaaaaatgtatgtaaaaCATGCCCCATAATTTTGATGTGTCCACATGGGGTAGGCATTCTTCCGTGCACAACAGTTGTGGGAAGGCTCCCAATTTCGCTAATGAAATCCATATCCGTTCAGTGTGGCATGTAAACATGGCTTCCCTCAGACACGTGGTACTGGGTTTGATGCTAGAGTTTGTAAAAGGGCCGTTTACCTCTGCAGGCTCTTGTTCATTGGCTACGTTGAGTTTCTGCTTACCTGCCGCTCGTATGAAGGTTGGATGTAAGTTCCGATGTTGAGTCAGCATGTCAAAGGTCGAAAAGCGGAGGGGCCTTGCAGGTGGCACTCTTTAcatcagaacccccccccccccccccccccacccctgcaggGTCCATGCCGAACTGCGATGATAAGCATCATGAAAAGGCTGAAGGTCTCAGACACCCTCAACCCAAGACGTCTCAGCATTCCCAACTGCGACAAAAAAGGCTTCTACAAGAAGAAGCAGGTAAGGGTATGACCAGGACAACAACGTCGTTCCAGCCCAACGACGTTAGGCTACCCCATCTGGAGTCATCGGTTCCCTCTGTGGTCCTCCACTCTGTCCGAATCTGCGATTATTCCAAAAATAAAGTTCAAGGATTAGGGGATAGACAGCCAGCCATCCATGCAACATCGATAGCTTCTGATCGAGATACCAGGCATGGCACATGCAGCCAAAACTGCGCGAACCAGGTACAATTTTTCAGGCTAAACTGAATTAGCTTGTCCCTACTGGTGAAAATCAATGACCGAGTGGCGCCAATTGGGTGCATCACATGTCACCAGGCATGGTCACCCGTCACCAGGCAACGGATATGATGCCAGTTGGGTTTGTCAGAGTGGCAGACACAGCAGAGTAGGTACCTGGCCCGGCATCTGGTGTGATGCACGTTGCCACGTTACTGCGCCGACGCAGCTGCGGGTCCGCGAGGTGCCGGCAGCTTCTGGACAGGCCAAATGCACCTGCTTAATGAGAGCTGTCCAGGGTGCTGAAGGATGCAAAGGGGCCGTGGCTGGCAATTGTTTTCCAGCAGATGAATAAGCTCGGCGCAGGGCAGGCGCCGCACTTCGGTTGGCTGCGGCTTCTTGCAACTTTTCTGGTATGTGACGTGACATTCATTGTGGTTTGAAAGTAGCTTTTAATGGACGAAActtttaacaacctgaacttgGAGTTTTGGTTCTAGCTTAGCTGCAGTGATCCAGTGAATGTTTCAAAGATGTGTATATGTTGTCGAAGACCACAAATAGCTAACAACTGGCTGCACAGGCATTACCATAAATATGGGTCAACTGCAACCCCCTAAAATGCCTCGCTATGTAATTTATTCGAAGCATAGCCGCCTCTGGCATGCGATTGTAGCAATGAGGTTGAAACCAGAGTAGCCATCACCTGAGTCACAGAGTCACAACAAAACACATGTGGTTCAAGTGGATTGTCAGTCTACTCCGTTGATGCTCTTCTACGTTATTATTTCTTCTTTTTACGGCACTGAATTTGAGATTAAGAAAAATGTGGCCACATTTTGACTGCATAGGAGCATAGTCTAGGGGCAGCACAGAAGAGGTGTCTCAGGGTCTTCACTGGGTGCCGGGGGGGCGTTTACGCGAAACAAAACTGTTTTAAAAGATCGGCTCAGGCGACGCTAGTTTTGACGTGGAGGGGCGGGTCCGTCCAGATCCCCGTGGGCCCGAGCGCCTGGAGGCTGGAGCTGAAGGCAGACCCCAAGGTGGTCACCAGCCATGAGGCACCCCACCCATAATTGCTTGAGTCTTCTTGAAAGAGCAGCACTAAATTAAACCCAAGGGCATTTTCGAGATCGCGTGCAGCCCACAATTGGTTTATAATAAATGACTGTCGCAGAAGGCAGTCATATGGATACAGTTACTTTCTTGAGCCATCAAATTACCAAAGTAATATTTATATTACTCTGTGTGTAGTACTTAATGTACACTTTCTCTTTGACCTAAAATCTTTTGAAACCAGGGCAAGGAGACACTTAGTATCTATTTTAAGTAGCATATTGtttttttaagaaaagcagctaGAAAACCTTAGTTAGAGAAACTCCTGAAGCTGTGAAGGTAAATTTGACCTTTCGGCCCTGGAGTTACTTTCTTCTGAGCAAAACTGAGCAAGACTTCTGATGTCTTTTAAAGAGCCGTCACAGAAAATATCTTGAGATGTATCTTGGAAGTAAAAAGGACGTTAAATAAACGTTAAATCCCACACCCGGTATACAGATTCGCAATTCCCCGGCTGACCACTAATGAAACACTTTGGGCTTTTTTAAGCTATTAGGGAAGATGGACACAGATATAAGCAGGAGGacatattctctctctctctactaaGGAGTAGGGGGTCCAAGTTTCCAGTTAGTGGCACCTCCCTCCCTTGGAGAAACGCTGAAACATCCTCTCGTAAAATCATCAGTGGATGGAAATCTGGAGCCACGCAGACCACAATCGTTAAGGCTGACAAATACCTGACTTCTCGAGGCAGACGGGAGGTCTGGGACATCTTGAAAGGGCTATTTAAAATGCTTAAAATAAGGTaacaatgtaacattcattagcCATCAAGGTGCAAACTCGTTAACACCTTCGGGTCTAGCCGGCTCGAGCCTGACACCTTTGTGTCCCCCTCCTTCTCGGTCTCCCAGGAGTGCTGGAATTCATCACGCTatacattattaaaaaaaaaaaaaaaaaaaacccactggCCAGTCACACGGCCTCTGTAAATCTCCGTATGTGCCTGTAATTTTTGCACTGGCAGGTATAATAAgcaacaaattattttgaatgcctGCCAGCTATTTAAAATAGACAGATGGACTTAGCAGTCCGCAAACGGACCAGGGCAAATATtttagcagattttttttttttttgttgacttTTGGctgtttttgtaaaaaaaaaaaaaaaaaaaaaaaaaatgtggccTTCTGCTAGGATCATGACGACCCCTTTTGGCCCAAGAATGGAGACCTAGAGTAGAACAGGAGGAGCCAAACGCTCGGATGCAGGCCCTTGACCTGTAGGTTCTGCTGAAGGTGAAGGTGGCAGTCGCCTGACCTCCTAGGATGGCATGTTGGCCTAACCCACAGCAAAGCTGGCCCCAAATTCTGCTGCTTGATGAACACATATCTGAATATAAATGTCTTTGCATAAGgccatcattttttttctcctaagTTCAAAGATATGGTCATTGCAAGATATCTGTGTCAAAAGTACAAGCGTGCTAACACTAGCCATTGGTAGGGTTGAATCATCTATTTTTTCctcatttttttcctctctgcTCCAGTGCCGCCCATCCAAGGGCAGGAAGCGAGGGATATGTTGGTGCGTGGACAAATATGGGCAGACCCTTCCGGGCTTTGACGGCAGCAAAAAGGACGGCACGCAGTGCCAAGGCCTGGATAACAAGTGAGAGGCAGCGTCACGTGACTCAGGACCAGAGACATAAACTTTTGAAGGATCTGCCTGCCTCTCCCACACCATTGGCCGGATCTCCCCGGCCAATGGATTTGCAGGCCGGTGGAGGTTGGGGGAGTCAAAATGATGTCTTGTGTAGACAAAGGGTGTCAGCTCACTTTGCTGGAGAGGGAAAGGTCTCAACCCCAGCGGCTTCATTAAGAACAGGATGCTGGGTGTCAGTGGGCGCGGCAAACATTTCCTGCTTATGAAATGGCAGCGAGGAAGCTGACAGATGCCTGCCTGCGTCTTTGTGCTTTCGGACCCCTGTGAGTCTACGACCGGGAACTGGGATGGTCACACGCCAGATGGTTTCAGAGACTGCTGCATGTGGCACTGGTTGGAGATCTTGGCTaggtgccacccccccccccccccccccacaacacttCTCCTGCCAAAACGCCAGAGGGGGTCAAGATGCAGTCCGGTGACAGTGGAAGATACAGCCCCTGCCAGCTCTCTGCACTCCGACCTCGGTCTGCAGCAGACGGCATGTACGATGTGGCCGACTCGGGCTGTCCGTTAATTTTTCTGTCACCTTAGCAACACACGACTGTGTCCCCCCACACCTACCCCAGCCTGTCACTTGACTTTTCACAATTTAATTGCTTTAAAAATACATGTgctgtatatttgtgtgtgtgtgtgtatatatgtattatatatacagaaatatatatgtatgctGGTAGAAATGGTCCTGAACTGTAATTCTCTAGCTACTTCCTGTCCAATTAGCCGTTAGGGAAACGCAGTGGTTCACTGGAACTTACCATCATGGAAACTAAGCAGGACCCACCTAGTGAGGGCGAAAGGTTCAGTTTGTGTGTGTCATGCGAGAGTTGCAGTTTACTGCAACTGGAATGGGAAACCCCCTCGCTTCAGAAACCTACATGTACTTCCAGTCTGGGTTGGATACCCGCTGGTGTGTGAGCCCATGGTTTTAAACCCCTACCGCATTACCATGTTGTTTTCTGTGTGGGGAAAACCGGACTTGGGAAACATGGAGGACCCGTTCATACTCGCTGAGGGCCCTCCTTCATCTTCCCGCCTCTCAGTTCTTCTGTTCTTTTGCTCGCGCAACACAGCAGCAGCGAACTGGCAATAAAATCACCTGTAAACCAGAAATGAATCCCTCCATTTTTGTCAGTTGTGACAGATTTGGGCACTAACAGGAATAAACACTGATCACGTTGCTGATCCACAGGTTTCTGAAGAATATTTACTTTTAGTCAAAATGCCTGGCTAGTGGAGTGGAATATGCTGGTGAATTACAATGTATTTTTCCATATGATAGCTTGCATTTACATACCCTAATTTAATAGACACTTTCGTTCAAAGTCACCTACAAGTGGAGGCAGAGAAGTTCAAATAAGCTAGGCTGAGATTTCAGTGAGTGACCAGTAACATTGTGAATTTACAGAAGCTCTTTGTGATGTGCATAGTTATCTAAGTCTTTCCCAGTCCAGGCCATAGATAATCCCCAGAGTCTATATTTTTTCTGCCTTCTGGCTCCCAGCCATTCAGGagcaccgaatacctggtacaggtgtgttgaGAGCTGAAAAGCAGCAACGATGTGCACCGCTTGGGGATTTCCTGAGGACTGGGAGCTGGGAAACACTAGTCCAAACTGTTAAAGATCATAGTTTGGCTTTGCTGcataaaaaaaacaccataCTTTGGATGTAGCTTTATTAAATATAGTGTTACATATGTTGatacaattaaaccattttcggCAAAGCAACGCAGCAGGAACGGCCCAGTGGAGCAGCATCTCGACATTTTCCCTGAAACAAAGTAACTTTGCAAAATTCCATCTGAGACTCAATAACAGAGAACAAAACGACAATAATGAGGTTCCTCGTGGATACATTCAGACAGGCATTTGTTTACAAAAGTAATCCAGACAGCAGAGCAGGAAAACTACAATGCCCATACGAGGTAGATGAGTAGACATACCCGTGTGAGACAAAACATGGTGCGTGAAACAGTGGGGTATTCCCGTGAGGTTGGCCTCCGGATCGCAAAAAGCGAAACCTGCGAGTTGAACCGACACTTTCTAGTCCCGCTGAAGTGACATACTGAGAACACGTGCATCGTGGACGCATTGGTACGGAAGTGTAAACGCAAAAGACCCGGATACGCAGTTTGGTTTAGTTTGCAGGCGTGACGCCCTCTCATGGAGCTGCTTGGCAAGAACACAGATGTGGTccgtttttttttgtacaaaaaaaaaaaggtatatTATATACATCTTTGTGTAAGTATGCAATACTTAAATGTGCACATGtgctattaataaataaaattatgtgCTTTATATGAGATTAAATTCCATTTTAAAAGATTAATGGAGAATCAGTGTCGCAatgtgcaaagatttaaaatactgaataaataaaaaacaagcgtgcatgtgtgtgcgtgtgcatgtgtgtgcgtgtgcatgtgtgtgcgtgtgcatgtgtgtgcgtgtgcatgtgtgtgcatgtgtgtgcgtgtgcatgtgtgtgcgtgtgtcaggGCACATTCAGTGGGCGACTTCCTGTTGGCAGTCAGAATGGCCCAGTAGGTCACTGGTCCCAGGGAGCCTCTTTCCATTCCAGGaggacacacaccagcagcggGCTTCCTGGCCCTCCAGAGACGTCTCACACTGCGGGGAGGGGGGTAGagaaagtgagagaggcctcatgTTGTTAACTAGCTAGAAGACCACAGGCACGCACTGGAACTGTGCAGGCATCACACAGTCACAATAAACAGAAGTGGCGTCACAATATTTACCTGCTTGGATTTGTAGAAGCCGTGCTTGTCGCAGTTGGGGAGGTAAAACGTGGTGAATTTATCCCCCAGTTTAAATTGTGTTGTTGCAATCTTGTCCAGGgccctgtgtagctcagtgtgacATGGACCCTGTTGAGAGAATCCAGCTTTTAGTTTGCTAAAATGCTGTATAAGCAATGAATGATTGCACCCTGCATAATCCCGGGATCCGCAGGCAGTTAACAGAGATACTTACGTGCTCCACCAGCTTATTCCTAATTGCATTGATCTTGGCTTTAATGCTTTCTTGGGCGTCCACGAGATCCTTAGGATCGGTCGGCTTGTCCTCGGACAGCATGTACAGCATGGAGCCGTA
Coding sequences within it:
- the LOC125740560 gene encoding insulin-like growth factor-binding protein 3, encoding MTRRLAALWLTAAALMRTADAVGPVVQCGPCDPGALEQCKPLPANCVEKVREPGCGCCMTCALAEGELCGVYTRRCGAGLTCQLQPGEARPLQALLEGRGVCSKTAWKKPPRLPPAGEQDGPEHPGLTEEPSGARTATPEPRIVTRAPELRAPHLNPKAEVIRKEQTKKSHSFKVQPVPEYEHKEVHNFSVDFRRELEYGPCRTAMISIMKRLKVSDTLNPRRLSIPNCDKKGFYKKKQCRPSKGRKRGICWCVDKYGQTLPGFDGSKKDGTQCQGLDNK